A DNA window from Rhipicephalus sanguineus isolate Rsan-2018 chromosome 8, BIME_Rsan_1.4, whole genome shotgun sequence contains the following coding sequences:
- the LOC119401830 gene encoding phosphatidylinositol 4-kinase alpha-like, which translates to MELSRCLARLQPTPWPKVAKVMAACPVEMSRGVFRIDQRGQDATMSLCVYLVESGFQHRERIVPYLMKLLRGLLKASFVEEVKYEPDERIPVRERFCFLLQTVLSDVAYFCDELGEEVTNCQVDFLGALVRICASAHAASTASTEPSSTAATLNVKVGQTVVPLIIGTCRALGRASVELPFLICRIFPPPEKVDFVEDELGVESYARKKRRAEMYNPNMVSRRAMVDYWVARTCRGAARERREGLLPYENITTPIEFNASTFIFRTFGSSFSNLRVIAERPEVASKNHARFSANKIQLILAYADRILSDEMIDYLDQCAINAYDTAQIVTNPYRSFGEMLKLVWITLLHELLCSYTLAEKEEWKKNSPLFCSLAKDIQKLAKHLFLAGQKDIQVKAYDASEQEQKDHQYTCVHRFRASVQTVATCVEILVWAEVDENGADLLCGKLSEKLQAAHGLKLALDFRTGHLPILISCLDGVRTLAEMFPLIVDGCMLAARDFLGAPAPVLLKLYQCMEELVSGDNAGVRSICQAALRQVRDAGIDCLCGVLRVGIERDPEIVQAYLASASNRLFQAEISGGEGALIAINTVMALGKMAVALKGTPKTEKSVLQFFQQRFCKPPSTLDTLIVDQMGRMLVAKVDRTVRDEIMKMLTMVTLVSNSVQAKIADSDVKFQGYKHVALPVIKVLVKVASGIEGSDEQLEMLSTLLELFVQIGLDGCRYCENQLAFKDSGCAANMGVLIPVISALVQRMDPVVGAKPRIHKLFWDFWLYASLMGFTVLSGVWPIDWYYGTADIALKSPILVCKEHLRPILQFNNPVRHETAAIVDLNDVKFQLLKELKGGTEISTILYKMNFMQATYLLSVNDLEALRIQNSVTTKTPYQTIMQYLEFPLIQKDKGGMFICMSAVADKVFEMFLDVMQDKPKHEDREAELEEAFVFLLVKFVDPEKQIRRVADKFISNFIDRFPHLLWSRKVLWAMLDILQALAYSLELDPNETGQEVIVPFTPYSITLTDTMEGRETIVRDLAAHCQGIVQEAVKWAPIATRSHLQEYMVTNSELVEALTQHTGVGLAIESIMLFAGLNASSSPQSTSLLERWPACVKKDYSEFVCSMEIRCRYSGEVAGLLMSSKNTEYTRKELAAKLLNQLHTSWKTSNKKLHKRCIFRICALLVSMKGLDRRLLRALCWSPVEYFSEEPTRNAIYCWQWFLAAKPEQELRFLHEMSNAWLATVERELGLFSKDPVQTDPCAVGEKSDLRPKSPYIAPHEVWVNFIVEKIESAKFSSQAEIEIFTNLFYRSFSPTIGDEKFSCRHISVVGTRFNLLSSAVSLLQSDADALSSQMIRSILRERIYSACLDYFCGPQSFPTERGGKLRESILMMVKFWMAMHNDKKFLRRTSFGKDIVGNQLSNRSQGSSAGSTATESGYTQADSFPTTPAGYQQQGYSRPSTESSSTTTRQTTTTTTTSREMRETPLVSDSAYAKEYLRKRSLILALLSVEIEFLITWYNPLSLPDRVVPGEEIISAWRSQHITERGWVDMVQCAWNLSPLLAVYLPSRFRSSDALRSEVTRLVQANPDLVCHIPEALQYMVTPDFVLEDNPDLSYLQAWAPVSPVKVLAYFSRLYSPHPITAQYAIRVLSACPPDVLMFYIPQLAQAVRYDTMGYIRNFIITSANISQLLTHQFIWNMRTNMFRDEDGQEKDVDLYEVFNSMIDSMVSNLSGKEKLFYESEFDFFTKITAISGVLRHFPKGPERKRACLCELSKIKVEQGSYLPSSPEAIIVDIDYASGAPMQSAAKAPFRAKFKVRSVGIEKVQEIATAGYKDLRDAGYFTAADLRREHWQAAIFKVGDDVRQDMLALQVIALFKNVFSIAGIDVYLFPYRVVATSPGCGVIECVPDTTSRDQLGRQTDIGMYEYFLQKYGDESTRGFQEARSNFVKSMAAYSVAMFLLQVKDRHNGNLLLDEDGHIIHIDFGFLFESSPGGNIGFEPDIKLTEEMVMIMGGKQEAEPFKWFTELCVRCFLAVRPFREDVVTLVSLMLDTGLPCFRGQTVRLLRLRFAPTATEREAAAFMIKIINDSYLNIRTRTYDMIQYYQNQIPY; encoded by the exons ATGGAACTGTCCCGCTGCCTGGCTCGCCTTCAGCCGACGCCATGGCCCAAG GTGGCCAAGGTGATGGCCGCCTGCCCCGTGGAGATGTCGCGCGGCGTGTTCCGCATCGACCAGCGAGGCCAGGACGCCACGATGTCGCTCTGCGTGTACCTGGTCGAATCCGGCTTCCAGCACCGCGAACGCATCGTGCCGTACCTGATGAAGCTGCTGCGAGGCCTGCTCAAGGCCAGCTTCGTCGAGGAGGTCAAGTACGAGCCCGACGAGAGGATTCCCGTGAGGGAGCGCTTCTGCTTCCTGCTGCAGACGGTGCTGTCGGACGTGGCGTACTTCTGCGACGAGCTCGGCGAGGAGGTCACCAACTGCCAGGTCGACTTTCTCGGTGCCCTGGTGCGCATTTGCGCCAGCGCTCACGCCGCCAGCACGGCCAGCACAGAACCGTCGAGTACCGCCGCCACGCTCAACGTCAAG GTCGGCCAGACAGTGGTCCCACTGATAATCGGCACGTGCCGCGCGCTGGGCCGCGCCAGCGTCGAGCTGCCGTTCCTCATTTGCCGGATCTTCCCGCCGCCGGAGAAGGTGGACTTCGTCGAGGACGAGCTGGGGGTCGAGAGCTACGCCAGGAAGAAACGGCGCGCCGAGATGTACAACCCGAACATGGTGTCGCGCCGCGCCATGGTCGACTACTGGGTGGCAAGGACTTGCCGCGGCGCGGCTCGCGAGCGACGCGAGGGCCTCTTGCCGTACGAGAACATCACGACGCCCATCGAGTTCAACGCGTCCACGTTCATTTTCCGGACGTTCGGCTCGTCCTTCAGCAACCTGCGAGTCATCGCGGAACGACCCGAAGTCGCGAGCAAGAACCACGCGCGGTTCTCGGCCAACAAGATCCAG CTTATCCTTGCGTACGCGGACCGCATCCTGTCGGACGAGATGATCGACTACCTCGACCAGTGCGCCATCAACGCATACGATACCGCACAGATCGTCACCAATCCGTACCGCTCGTTCGGAGAGATGCTGAAGCTGGTCTGGATCACCCTGCTGCACGAGCTGCTGTGCTCGTACACGCTTGCCGAGAAGGAGGAGTGGAAGAAGAACTCGCCGCTCTTCTGCAGTCTCGCGAAGGACATCCAGAAGCTCGCCAAGCATCTCTTCCTTGCCGGTCAGAAGGACATACAG GTGAAGGCTTACGATGCGAGCGAACAGGAACAGAAGGACCACCAGTACACCTGTGTGCACCGATTCCGCGCCAGCGTTCAAACGGTGGCCACGTGTGTGGAGATCTTAGTTTGGGCCGAGGTGGATGAGAACGGCGCCGACCTGCTCTGCGGCAAGCTCAGCGAGAAGCTCCAAGCGGCACACGGTCTCAAACTCGCACTCG ATTTTCGTACAGGTCACCTGCCCATCCTCATCAGCTGCCTGGATGGCGTCAGGACGCTGGCCGAGATGTTCCCACTGATCGTGGACGGCTGCATGCTGgcggcgcgcgatttcctcggtGCTCCAGCGCCCGTCCTGCTCAAGCTGTACCAATGCATGGAAGAGCTCGTCAGCGGCGACAACGCTGGCGTCAGGTCCATCTGTCAGGCGGCCCTCAGACAG GTACGCGATGCAGGCATCGACTGTCTGTGTGGAGTGCTCCGAGTGGGCATTGAGCGCGACCCCGAAATTGTTCAGGCGTACCTGGCCTCTGCCTCAAACAGACTCTTCCAG GCTGAAATAAGCGGTGGCGAAGGAGCCCTGATAGCCATCAACACGGTGATGGCGTTGGGCAAGATGGCGGTGGCACTAAAGGGCACGCCGAAGACGGAAAAGTCGGTGTTGCAGTTCTTCCAGCAGCGCTTCTGCAAACCTCCTTCGACGCTGGACACACTCATCGTGGACCAGATGGGTCGCATGCTGGTCGCCAAGGTGGACCGGACCGTCCGGGACGAGATCATGAAGATGCTGACCATGGTCACGCTGGTCTCCAACTCCGTGCAGGCCAAGATTGCGGACTCCGACGTCAA GTTTCAGGGCTACAAGCACGTAGCCTTGCCCGTCATCAAGGTTCTTGTCAAGGTGGCCTCGGGCATCGAAGGCTCAGACGAGCAGCTTGAGATGCTCAGTACGCTTCTCGAGCTATTCGTGCAGATCGGACTTGACGGTTGTCGCTACTGCGAGAACCAGCTGGCCTTCAAGGACTCTGGCTGCGCCGCCAACATGGGTGTCCTCATACCTGTCATCTCGGCGTTGGTTCAACGCATGGACCCCGTCGTGGGTGCCAAGCCGCGCATACACAAACTTTTCTGGGACTTCTGGCTGTACGCCTCGCTCATGGGCTTCACTGTGCTGTCCGGCGTGTGGCCCATCGACTGGTACTACGGCACCGCCGACATCGCGCTCAAGTCGCCCATCCTGGTATGCAAGGAACACCTGAGGCCCATCCTGCAGTTCAACAACCCCGTGCGTCACGAGACCGCAGCCATCGTCGACCTCAACGACGTCAAATTCCAGCTTCTCAAGGAACTCAAGGGAGGCACCGAGATCAGCACCATACTGTACAAGATGAACTTCATGCAGGCCACCTACCTGCTGTCCGTCAACGACCTGGAAGCCCTGAGGATCCAGAACTCGGTGACCACCAAGACGCCGTACCAGACCATCATGCAGTACCTCGAGTTCCCCCTCATACAGAAGGACAAGGGGGGCATGTTCATTTGCATGTCGGCCGTTGCCGATAAGGTCTTCGAAATGTTCCTCGACGTGATGCAGGACAAGCCCAAGCACGAGGATCGTGAGGCCGAACTGGAGGAGGCGTTTGTCTTCCTCCTCGTGAAGTTCGTCGACCCCGAAAAGCAGATACGGCGCGTGGCCGACAAGTTCATTTCGAATTTCATCGATCGCTTCCCACATTTGTTGTGGAGCCGCAAG GTCCTCTGGGCCATGCTGGACATCTTGCAGGCGCTGGCCTACTCCCTGGAGCTGGACCCCAACGAAACTGGTCAAGAGGTGATCGTCCCCTTCACTCCGTACTCAATCACACTAACCGACACCATGGAGGGCCGAGAGACCATAGTTCGCGACCTGGCCGCCCACTGCCAGGGTATCGTTCAGGAGGCCGTCAAGTGGGCGCCCATAGCGACGCGCTCCCACCTACAAGAGTACATGGTCACCAACTCGGAATTGGTCGAAGCGCTGACCCAGCATACCGGCGTGGGTCTGGCCATCGAAAGCATCATGCTTTTCGCCGGCCTCAACGCGAGTTCCTCGCCGCAGTCTACTTCCCTCTTGGAAAGGTGGCCGGCTTGCGTAAAGAAGGACTACTCCGAGTTTGTCTGCTCCATGGAGATACGCTGCCGGTATTCGGGAGAAGTGGCAGGCCTGCTCATGAGCTCCAAGAACACGGAGTACACGCGGAAGGAGCTCGCGGCCAAGCTGCTCAACCAGCTCCACACCAGCTGGAAGACGTCCAACAAGAAGCTCCACAAGCGGTGCATATTTCGCATATGCGCCCTGTTGGTCAGCATGAAGGGCCTGGACCGGAGGCTACTCCGGGCCCTGTGCTGGTCGCCCGTCGAGTACTTCTCTGAGGAGCCGACGCGCAATGCCATCTACTGTTGGCAGTGGTTCCTGGCGGCCAAGCCCGAACAGGAACTTCGCTTCCTGCACGAGATGTCCAACGCGTGGCTGGCCACGGTCGAGCGAGAGCTGGGCCTCTTTTCCAAGGATCCGGTGCAGACAGACCCGTGTGCCGTAGGCGAGAAGAGCGACTTGCGCCCGAAGTCTCCTTACATCGCGCCACACGAG GTGTGGGTCAACTTCATTGTCGAGAAGATCGAATCGGCAAAGTTCAGCAGCCAGGCCGAGATCGAGATATTCACCAACCTTTTCTACCGGTCCTTCTCGCCCACCATCGGGGACGAAAAATTCAGCTGCCGCCACATATCGGTGGTGGGAACGAGGTTCAACCTGCTGAGCAGCGCCGTGTCGTTGCTGCAGAGCGACGCCGACGCGCTGAGTAGCCAGATGATCCGCAGCATCCTCAGGGAGCGCATCTACTCCGCCTGCCTGGACTACTTCTGCGGCCCGCAGTCATTCCCGACCGAACGCGGAGGCAAACTTCGCGAGAGCATCCTCATGATGGTGAAGTTCTGGATGGCGATGCACAACGACAAAAAGTTCCTGCGCCGCACCAGTTTCGGCAAGGATATTGTGGGCAACCAGCTGTCCAATCGCAGCCAAGGGTCGTCGGCGGGCAGCACGGCGACTGAGAGCGG CTACACGCAGGCAGATTCGTTCCCAACGACGCCCGCCGGTTATCAGCAGCAGGGTTACAGCCGGCCGTCGACCGAGAGCTCGTCGACGACTACCCGACAGACGACCACGACCACGACAACGTCGCGGGAGATGCGCGAGACGCCGCTCGTCTCGGACTCGGCGTACGCCAAGGAGTACCTGCGAAAGCGGTCGCTCATCCTGGCGCTGCTGTCGGTGGAGATCGAGTTCCTGATCACGTGGTACAACCCGCTCTCGCTGCCCGACCGGGTCGTGCCCGGCGAAGAGATCATCAGCGCCTGGAGGAGCCAGCACATCACTGAGAGGGGCTGGGTTGACATGGTCCAGTGCGCCTGGAACCTCTCGCCGTTGCTGGCCGTCTACCTGCCCAGTCGCTTTCG GTCGTCCGACGCCCTTCGCAGCGAAGTCACCAGACTGGTCCAAGCGAACCCGGACctcgtgtgccacatacccgagGCCCTGCAGTACATGGTCACGCCCGACTTCGTGCTCGAGGACAACCCGGACTTGTCCTATTTGCAGGCCTGGGCACCGGTGTCGCCCGTCAAAGTGCTCGCCTATTTCTCGCGCCTCTACTCACCGCACCCGATCACAGCGCAGTACGCCATCCGGGTGCTCTCGGCGTGCCCTCCGGACGTGCTCATGTTCTACATCCCACAGCTGGCGCAGGCCGTGCGCTACGACACCATGGGCTACATCCGAAACTTCATCATCACGTCGGCGAACATCAGCCAGCTGCTGACGCACCAGTTCATCTGGAACATGCGCACCAATATGTTTCGCGATGAGGACGGCCAGGAGAAGGACGTCGACCTGTACGAGGTGTTCAACTCCATGATCGACTCCATGGTCAGCAACCTGTCGGGCAAGGAGAAGCTCTTCTACGAGTCCGAGTTCGACTTCTTCACCAAGATCACCGCCATCTCCGGCGTGCTGAGACACTTTCCAAAG GGTCCGGAGCGCAAGCGGGCCTGCCTCTGCGAGCTGTCCAAGATTAAGGTTGAGCAAGGGTCGTACCTGCCTTCCAGCCCGGAGGCGATCATTGTGGACATTGACTACGCGTCTGGTGCGCCCATGCAGAGCGCCGCCAAGGCGCCCTTCCGCGCGAAATTCAAGGTGCGCAGCGTGGGCATCGAGAAGGTGCAGGAGATCGCCACCGCGGGATACAAGGACCTGCGTGACGCCGGCTATTTCACCGCCGCGGACCTGCGCAGAGAGCACTGGCAGGCCGCCATCTTCAAG GTAGGCGACGACGTGCGACAGGACATGTTGGCGCTCCAGGTCATCGCGCTCTTCAAGAACGTCTTCAGCATCGCCGGAATCGACGTGTACCTGTTCCCGTACCGCGTGGTGGCCACGTCGCCCGGCTGCGGCGTCATCGAGTGCGTGCCGGACACCACGTCGCGAGACCAGCTGGGCCGACAGACCGACATCGGCATGTACGAGTACTTCCTGCAGAAGTACGGCGACGAGTCCACGCGCGGCTTCCAGGAGGCGCGAAGCAACTTCGTCAAGAGCATGGCCGCCTACAGCGTCGCCATGTTTCTCCTGCAG GTGAAAGATCGTCACAACGGCAACCTGCTTCTGGACGAAGACGGCCACATCATCCACATCGACTTCGGCTTCCTCTTCGAGAGCTCTCCCGGCGGCAACATCGGCTTCGAGCCGGACATCAAGCTGACCGAGGAGATGGTCATGATCATGGGAGGCAAGCAGGAGGCCGAGCCGTTCAAGTGGTTCACCGAACTTTGCGTGCGCTGCTTCCTGGCCGTGAGACCGTTTCGCGAGGACGTGGTCACCCTGGTCTCCCTGATGCTGGACACCGGTCTGCCCTGCTTCCGAGGACAGACTGTCCGGCTGCTCCGGCTGCGGTTTGCGCCCACGGCCACGGAGCGTGAGGCCGCGGCCTTCATGATAAAAATCATCAACGACTCGTACCTCAACATCAGGACCAGGACGTACGACATGATCCAGTACTACCAGAACCAGATCCCGTACTGA